A DNA window from Mya arenaria isolate MELC-2E11 chromosome 17, ASM2691426v1 contains the following coding sequences:
- the LOC128223654 gene encoding integumentary mucin A.1-like, with the protein MAGDRSVHHLVNTKPCPTSLTRPTTTERPTKPLPQTSIPASTPPPTTTKTTTPTTTTTTTPPPTTKTTTPTTTTTTIPTTTTTKTTTPTTTTPTTTTTTRPTTTTTLATTTTPTTTTTPTTTTTIPTITTVPTTTTTTPQPTTTTTTRATTTPPPTTTTTTTTTPAPTTTTTLAATTTHPYTLPPKATSCHVCTGPLVICENLHRPQACDPPNNYCINHIVNHNDGSRTVNHTCGNFDTCYREWWQGTSDEDKCEDLSTNNQKLDFQCTFCCVSDNCNIPVRPAESTLYKPKLSA; encoded by the exons tgaacaCTAAACCTTGTCCAACCTCACTGA CAAGGCCGACTACCACTGAGAGACCAACAAAACCGTTGCCTCAAACATCAATACCGGcttcaacaccaccaccaacaacaacaaaaacaacaacacctaccaccacaacaactactacaccaccaccaacaacgaAAACAACTACACctacaaccacaacaacaaccataccaacaacaacaacaacaaaaacaacaacgccTACCACCACGACGCCTACTACCACAACAACTACCAGaccaacgacaacaacaacactcgccacaacaacaacacctaccacaacaacaacacctaCCACAACAACTACCATACCAACAATAACTACAgtaccaacaacaacaacaacaacaccacaacctactacaacaacaactacaagaGCAActacaacaccaccaccaacaacaacaacaacaacaacgactaCTCCAGCtcctactactacaacaactctAGCCGCAACTACTACTCATCCCTATACATTGCCACCAAAAGCAA CCTCGTGTCATGTGTGCACGGGTCCGCTTGTGATCTGCGAGAACCTTCACAGGCCTCAGGCTTGTGATCCTCCTAATAACTACTGCATAAACCACATAGTGAATCACAATGACGGGTCCAGAACTGTAAACCACAC GTGCGGAAATTTTGACACGTGTTACCGTGAGTGGTGGCAGGGAACGTCGGATGAGGACAAATGTGAGGACTTGTCCACGAACAACCAGAAACTCGACTTTCAGTGCACCTTCTGTTGCGTGTCGGACAATTGCAACATCCCCGTCAGACCGGCGGAGAGTACGCTGTATAAACCAAAATTGTCAGCTTAG